Below is a genomic region from Catenuloplanes atrovinosus.
GGTGCGATTGCCGACCACGCCGAGCAGCATCGGCACCAGCGCCGCCGCGCCGAGCACGACGTAGGTGGCCGGGCCGAGCCCCTGGAGACCGTTGCCGAAGCTGAGTGCCGCGAAGACCGCCAGCAGGCTCACCCCTGAGGCGGCCACCGCACGCACCGTGAGCCGGTCGAATGGGCCTCGCACGGTGCGCAGCCCTGCCAGCTCGCTGGTCGGCCAGCGCCGGCCGCCGACCTCGAAGTACTCGGGGGTGACGATGACGTCGGCCGTCTCGAACGCCACCCGGGTGCTCGGCGCGGCACCGGGAGATACGTAGCGACGGGTTGAACGCGGCGAGTAACGAGCGCTATTCTCCATCGGAGTCCTCCTGCGGCTCTTTAGGAGTTGGTCTGTTGTTTACGGCGATCGCGGGTGGTGTTTCCGGTTGCCGCCGGTCACCACCCCGCGTCCGCCGCGGTGGCTTTCCCCGCCCCCGGGGAAAGACGATCTCCGGAGTCCTGTGGCGTGGACTCCGAGGATCACGTGATGCGTTAGCGCGCGCTGCGGGAAAATCGCCTGGGCTCCCGTGCCGAGAAGCGTCTCCCTTGCGGGAGAACCCTGAGACCTCCCCAATGGCCATACTCCCAACCGCACGCCACTAATGGGAAGGGGGCAATCTGCCACCTGGCAGATTTCCACCCGTCAGGGCTGCGCGGCAGACGATTTCCTGTGGCGTTTATACGCATTTGCCCGAGAAGTGGAACGGGAAGCGTCCGCAAGAACTCGCAAATTGCGTATTCCGCGCGTTCATCACCGCCGCCGCATCGATCAATTACTCCAAGAAGGCATTCCTTTACTCTCCGCTATCACGAAATTTGCCCCATTCTCGGCGAAAGCCCACAGATGACCGCCGTCACCCTTTCGATACTCCGATTTGGTCGTTACCGTGGGTGGGCCGGACCTGGTCCGCAGTCACTCCCCCCGGAATGACGCCAGCCCGGCGCCGCCGAATCGCCCGGCCTCGGCCGGCGGTGCACCCCCGCACCGTCCGGAATCGAGCCCGCCGATCGCCGGTCCTGCCGGGCCCACCCGGCGTGGCCCTCGAGCGGTGTTGCGGCGAACCGGGGACCCATCAGAGTCCCATCCGGGGTGAATCCGTGCGCACGCGCGGTAGGGCGTCCTTCTGGCCCGAATCCGTCAGCTAACCCGGTAGGCGGCAGGGAAGAAGGGTCCACCCCGTTGTCAGCTTCGCGTGCGATCCTGCGCGCCACCGTGCTGGCGGCCATCGCGGTCGGCGTTCTCGCGCCGGCCACCGCCGTCCACGCCGAGCCGTCCAGCGCCGACCTCACCAAGCAGATCGACAAGGCTTCCCACGAGCTGGAAGTCGTGATCGAGTCCTACAACAAGCTCAATGAGGAGCTGAAGGCCACCCAGGCCGCCGCGAAGCAGCTCAGCGACAAGACCGCCGCGCTCGAGGAGCAGGTCAAGGAGGCGAGCACCTCCGTCGGCCAGCTCGCCAATCGGGCCTACAAGTCCGGCCGCTTCGGCGAGGCGAACACGTTGCTCACGCTCACCGACAGCCAGGACCTGGTCGCCGGCCTCAGCGTGCTCGAGCAGCTCGCCGAGACGCGCAACGACGAGGTCGCCGTCTACACCGCCACCGAGGCGCAGTACGCCGAGGAGAAGGCCAAGCTCGACGCCGCCGAGAAGAAGCAGAAGGCGCAGCGGGACGAGGCCGCCAAGCGCCGGGCCGGCATCGAGGGCGAGCTGAAGAACCTGTACTCGCTGCGCAAGGCCGCGTACGGGCGGGAGCAGGAGGAGGCGGCCGCGCGGACGCCGGTGAACAACGGCGGCAACAACGGCGGCGGTGGCAGCAACGGCGGTGGTGGCAACAACGGTGGCGGCGCCGTCCCGAGCGCGCCCGCCGGGTCGAGCAGCGTGGTCCAGTTCGCCTACGCGCAGCTCGGCAAGCCGTACATCTACGGCTCCGCGGGCCCGAACGGATTCGACTGCTCCGGCCTGGTGAAGGCGGCGTGGGCGACGGCCGGCAAGTCGCTGCCGCACAACGCGGCCATGCAGTGGAACGTGGTGGCGCACATACCCGCCTCCGCGGTGAAGCCGGGCGACATGGTCTTCTACCGCGATCTGGCGCACGTCGCGATCGCCATCGGCGGCGGCAAGGTGATCCACGCGCCCCGGCCGGGCGAGGTGCTCACCATCGCACCGATCAACATGATGCCGCCGTACGGCTACGGCCGGGTCAGATAGGCGGCACGGCGCGAAAGGGCGGGTACCCCACGGGTGCCCGCCCTTTCTCACACCGCGGTGGCCTGCACCGGCACCCGCCCGCGCGTGCCCGGCCGCCAGGTGCGCCCGTTCGCGTAGACGATCCGGAAACCCAGGTAGGCGGCCAGCTCCCGCCACGGCCCGGAGCCCATCCGCTTCTCCGCCGCGTTCACCATCGCGCCGTTGGCCAGCACGTCCAGCAGTACGGTCTCGAACGCGGCCGAGTCCACCCAGTCGACCTCGCGGGTGTAGCCGCACACCATCGCGGCGCCGGAGACGTCCAGGAAGTCCAGCAGCGTGGCGTCCGAGGCCTTCAGCACGGAGCAGGACCCGAAGTAGAGGCGCTTGTCCTGGCAGCGCCCGGCCAGTTGCTCCGCCACGTCGTCCAGCTCGACCGCGGCCTTGTCGGTCAGGCACAGCCGGCCCGGCTCGCCGTGCATGGCGAAGAACCCCACGCGGTAGTCGCTGTACTGCTTCAGCAGCCACCGGTCGAGGAAGTAGCTCAGCTCCTCGGGGGTGGCCACGTCACGGTAGATGAACCGAATCCGGCGCAGGCGCTCCAGCAGTTCCAGCGTGGGGATGACGGAGCCTCGCTCGTAGAGGTCCCGGTGCCACTGACCCTCCACGCAGAAGATGCCGCCGCGCGCCACATCGCCTCCCCCGAGCTGTGGTTTCCCGTACCCCGCAGGCGACCCTACCCATCCCGCGCCGCCCTGCCCATCGCTGACGCGGTGGCCATCGCGACGCGACGCGGCCGCAGTGACGAACGCAACGGCCGGCCCCGGGGATCGGGACCGGCCGGTTCGTTCGTACCGCCGAGGGGTGTGGGGTTGTGGTCTAGGCCGCCTGGAGGCCCTCCGCGCGGGCCAGCTCGCGCAGCCGGCCGAGCGCCTGGATCTCCAGCTGGCGGATCCGCTCCCGGGAGAGCGAGAACCGCGAGGCCACCTCGGTCAGCGAGTGCTCACGGCCGTCCTCCAGGCCGTACCGCGCGCGCATGATGCCGGCGGAGCGGTCGTCGAGGTGGTTGAGCAGGCCCTCGATGCGCTGACGCTCCAGGCCGGTGAGCACGATCTCCTCCGGCGAGGGGGCGTCCGAGTCGGCGACCAGGTCGCCGAGGTTGGTGTCGCCGTCGTCGCCGACCGGGGTGTCCAGCGACACCGTGTCCTGCGACCAGCGGATCAGCTCCAGCACCCGCTCCACGGTCACGCCCAGCGCGGTCGCGATCTGCGCCGGCTCGGGGTCGGACCCCAGCTCGCGGGTGAGCTGGCGGGTGACGTTGCGCATGCGGTTGACGTCCTCCACCAGGTGGACGGGGAGCCGCACGGTGCGCTCCTGCTGCGCGATGGCGCGGCTGATCGCCTGGCGGATCCACCACGTGGCGTACGTCGAGAACTTGTAACCGCGCTCGTAGTCGAACTTCTCGACCGCGCGGACCAGGCCGGTGTTGCCCTCCTGGATCAGGTCGAGCATCGGCATGCCGGAGCGGACGTAACGCCGGGCGATCGAGACGACGAGCCGCAGGTTCGCGCGGATGAACTCGTCCTTGGCACGGTTACCCTCGACGATCAGGCGCTCGAGCTCCTCGCGGCTCACGCCGGCCGGGAGCTGGTCGCCGTCGAGCAGGTACTCCGCGTAGAGACCCGCCTCGATCGCCTTGGAGAGATCGACCTCACGCGCCGCGTCGAGCAGAGGTGTCCGGGAGATCTCGTGCAGGTAGACTCCGACGAGGTCGCGCTCCTCGGCAACCTCATCCGTTCGCAACACCATGCCTTTTTCCATGTCGCCCACGGTCCCCTCGTTGACCCCATTTGCCTTCTTACGGGCCGTCCCTGTATCCATCAGGCCCTCCCCGGTAATCTCCGCAATCCCCAGCGGTGGCCCCTCTAACAACGGCCTGCGCCCCCAGCTGATTCCGGCATTCGGATGTAATCTCGTCGTCATACGACGCTGTCACGAACGCCTGAATCCTGGCTGTGAGCGCGGTGCGTAGTTCCTGAATCGGCTCGGCTGGCGGGGGATGTAGTCGTTACCGGCCGGTCGATGCGCTCAACGGGTGCTTACCCCTGGCCCGTCAAATCACACCATCCGGGACAGTTGAGTCGCAGCGACCCACCTCACTGACCCTCTGCGATCCCTGTCACCCGAGACATACGGGAAACGAGATCCGAGGGTTCAGCTCACCAGCGAACCTTCCTGGCCGCAACGGCATTCCCGGCGGACCGGCAGTGCGCCACCACCCCGACGAGAGCAAGATCGTCCCAGGTCAGCGGGGCCTGCCACGGCCGCTCGGGGCACGCAGCCGCGCGGTCGCCTCATCGGCCGCGGCGAGCGCCTGCCCGGCCCGTTTGCGGTTACGCACAGCGACGCCGACGAAGATGCAATCGACGACCATCAGCTGCGCGAGGCGTCCGGCGAGCGCGCCCGAGCGGTACGTCGTCTCCCGCGCGGCCGTGGTCAGCACGAGGTCCGCCGCCTCCGCGATCGGCGAGCGCGGGAAGTTCGTCACCGCGACCGTGACCGCGCCGCGCAGCCGCGCCTGGGCCAGCACGTCCAGCACGCCGGCGCTGGTGCCGCTGTGCGAGATGCCGATCGCCACGTCGCCGGGCCCGAGCAGCGAGGTGGAGGCGAGCGCGGCCTGCGGATCGGGCCAGTACGCCACGCTGCGGCCGATGCGGTGCAGCTTCTGCTGCAGGTCCAGCGCCGCGCTGCCGCTCGGCCCGGCGCCGTAGACCTCGATCCGCCCGGCGCCGTCCACGGCCTCCACGACCCGGTCGCAGGCGGCCACGTCCAATTGGGCCGCGGTCTCCTCCAGCGCCCGGGCCTCGTTGAACGCGATGGTGGCCACGATCCGGGCCAGGTCCGCGTCCGGCGGGATCTCGCCGCCGGCCACGCGGTCGTCCTCGGGCCGCCCGCGGCTGGCCGCCTCGGCCGCCTCCGCGGCGAGCCGGATGCGCAGCTGCGGGTAGCCGGTGATGCCGATCGAGCGGCAGAACCGGATGACCGTGGCCTCGGAGGTCTCCGCGGCCGTGGCCAGGTCCGTGATGGTGTGGCCGGCCGCGTCCGCGGGATCCGCCACGACCAGGCGCGCGACGCGCTGCTCGGCGGGTGACAGCGAGGGCAGGAGCGCGTTGATGTGCACCAGCAGCCCGGGCGAATTCACCACGGTCCGAGTTTCTTTGCGCACTTCGTACCCGTCAACGAAACCCGCCCCACGGTGCCTGTTACGGGGAAAGCTTCGACGGAACGGGCCACCGCGGGTGAGCGGCCGGTCAGACCACGGTGACCGGGTGGCGGAGGTCACCCGTGACGGGCGTCACCGGTGGTGCCGGAGCCTCGGCCGGCGGGATCAGATGCGCCAGGATCTCGGCGGCCACCTCGTCCTCGGTGCCGTCGCCGTCGATCAGCACGAACGAGTCGTGCTCCGGCAGCGAGGCGTAGGAGGCGGAGGCGCGGGTGAGGTACTCGATGGTCTCGTGGTCGGTGCCACGCGCCTCGATCCGCCGGTACGCCGCACCCGGGCTCACCACCAGCAGGAACGTGACGTCCGGGGCGGGGAACAACCGGTACGCGAACCGGGCCAGCCGCTCCTCGCGACGGCCCCGGCCGAGCTGGGTGCGGATGCTGGCGTACTGGCAGTAGCTGTACCGGTCCATCACCGCGATGTGCCCGGAGCGGCGCGAGCGCACCAGCGCGCGGGCGATGGCGAGCCAGCGGAGCACCGACTCCACCACCGGCCAGCCGTGCCGCCCGAACAGGCCCTGCGCGTCGCCGGCGCCGAGCCGCTGGGCGATCCGGCCGAACCAGGCCCGGCCACCCGCGTTCTGCTGGTAGGTGGCGGGCAGCCCGGCCGCGGTGAGTGCGTCCGCGAGCCGGTGGGCCTGGGTGGTCTTGCCGGACCCGTCCACGCCGATCAGCGCGATGGTTCGGGGACGGCGTCCCCGGCGGTCACCGCGTGCGGACTCAATGATCGGCGTCATACCCGGACACGGTAGCGAGTCCAGGCATCTTTTCGCTGAGAGTCATTGCGCGCCATATACGTCTTTTCCGCTCAAAACGGGTTACGGGAGGTTGGGCGCCCCTCATCCATTCGGCTGGATTTCCGCTGGCCGTACGGACTAAAATTATTTGCCGTACGCGAAGCGATCCCCGCTGCCGCCCCGGCCGGGGCCCGGCGACCACAATCCCTCCACGGGGAGGCGATCGTGACACCCCCGGAACGCCGACGACACGCCGCCCAACTGCTCGCCACGCTGTCCGAGATGCCACCGAGGCATCCGGACCGCGCCCGCGTGCGCGCGGAGGTGATCGAGGCGTGGCTGCCGCTCGCGCATCACCTGGCCAACCGCTTCGCCGGCCGCGGCGAGCCCAGGGAGGACCTGGACCAGACCGCGATCGTCGGGCTGATCAAGGCGG
It encodes:
- a CDS encoding DUF6642 family protein is translated as MARGGIFCVEGQWHRDLYERGSVIPTLELLERLRRIRFIYRDVATPEELSYFLDRWLLKQYSDYRVGFFAMHGEPGRLCLTDKAAVELDDVAEQLAGRCQDKRLYFGSCSVLKASDATLLDFLDVSGAAMVCGYTREVDWVDSAAFETVLLDVLANGAMVNAAEKRMGSGPWRELAAYLGFRIVYANGRTWRPGTRGRVPVQATAV
- a CDS encoding C40 family peptidase produces the protein MSASRAILRATVLAAIAVGVLAPATAVHAEPSSADLTKQIDKASHELEVVIESYNKLNEELKATQAAAKQLSDKTAALEEQVKEASTSVGQLANRAYKSGRFGEANTLLTLTDSQDLVAGLSVLEQLAETRNDEVAVYTATEAQYAEEKAKLDAAEKKQKAQRDEAAKRRAGIEGELKNLYSLRKAAYGREQEEAAARTPVNNGGNNGGGGSNGGGGNNGGGAVPSAPAGSSSVVQFAYAQLGKPYIYGSAGPNGFDCSGLVKAAWATAGKSLPHNAAMQWNVVAHIPASAVKPGDMVFYRDLAHVAIAIGGGKVIHAPRPGEVLTIAPINMMPPYGYGRVR
- a CDS encoding sigma-70 family RNA polymerase sigma factor yields the protein MEKGMVLRTDEVAEERDLVGVYLHEISRTPLLDAAREVDLSKAIEAGLYAEYLLDGDQLPAGVSREELERLIVEGNRAKDEFIRANLRLVVSIARRYVRSGMPMLDLIQEGNTGLVRAVEKFDYERGYKFSTYATWWIRQAISRAIAQQERTVRLPVHLVEDVNRMRNVTRQLTRELGSDPEPAQIATALGVTVERVLELIRWSQDTVSLDTPVGDDGDTNLGDLVADSDAPSPEEIVLTGLERQRIEGLLNHLDDRSAGIMRARYGLEDGREHSLTEVASRFSLSRERIRQLEIQALGRLRELARAEGLQAA
- a CDS encoding MurR/RpiR family transcriptional regulator yields the protein MVNSPGLLVHINALLPSLSPAEQRVARLVVADPADAAGHTITDLATAAETSEATVIRFCRSIGITGYPQLRIRLAAEAAEAASRGRPEDDRVAGGEIPPDADLARIVATIAFNEARALEETAAQLDVAACDRVVEAVDGAGRIEVYGAGPSGSAALDLQQKLHRIGRSVAYWPDPQAALASTSLLGPGDVAIGISHSGTSAGVLDVLAQARLRGAVTVAVTNFPRSPIAEAADLVLTTAARETTYRSGALAGRLAQLMVVDCIFVGVAVRNRKRAGQALAAADEATARLRAPSGRGRPR
- a CDS encoding DUF6232 family protein, whose amino-acid sequence is MAFETADVIVTPEYFEVGGRRWPTSELAGLRTVRGPFDRLTVRAVAASGVSLLAVFAALSFGNGLQGLGPATYVVLGAAALVPMLLGVVGNRTRPRVWELWGDYHGMTVRLFVSDNERQYGQISRALVRAQEVAKLGAVRAPVSSIDPYSM
- a CDS encoding dTMP kinase, giving the protein MTPIIESARGDRRGRRPRTIALIGVDGSGKTTQAHRLADALTAAGLPATYQQNAGGRAWFGRIAQRLGAGDAQGLFGRHGWPVVESVLRWLAIARALVRSRRSGHIAVMDRYSYCQYASIRTQLGRGRREERLARFAYRLFPAPDVTFLLVVSPGAAYRRIEARGTDHETIEYLTRASASYASLPEHDSFVLIDGDGTEDEVAAEILAHLIPPAEAPAPPVTPVTGDLRHPVTVV